From the genome of Nicotiana sylvestris chromosome 2, ASM39365v2, whole genome shotgun sequence, one region includes:
- the LOC104210646 gene encoding E3 ubiquitin-protein ligase RSL1, producing MEEQIVHGDGLLVNLANEVKLEEDEEDFCSCCEDEEDLEETALKEEEDEVTKEEKELLVRESCEVDLDEHSIKLFFKGISIAGPGDSGCRISGIGVVMERAESVPPIQIQKKLDFYVEEFVADYLALMDGLLEAVKNKIRKVYAFTDSEILYQQIMHEESLDNPLLMALRQRILDHADDLEAFVLKLVPSTGLAKALDLAKVAIGIVSSHLEGDESTENCPICCEDRLLLMMSTLKCTHKFCSHCMRTYVEGKVQSGQVPIRCPQLKCKYLISATECISFLPLNSYESLVRALEEANALNSDKLYCPYPNCSVLLDPHECLSTRASSSSQSEDSCVECPVCQRFMCVDCRVPWHSSMTCEVYQNLPLEEREAGDITLHRLAQNKRWRRCSQCRRMIELAHGCYHMTCWCGHEFCYSCGAEYRDSQQTCQCAFWDEDYTRDLVTQPTQQFEQWAWDSFESLPMMMDAYSDEERSQLALIQRFLAGGFSLTDHQAYQSPPRCTDSYVDAMKDLHQLPWLERFVSVISDNYYEEHIQ from the exons ATGGAAGAACAAATAGTTCATGGTGATGGGTTATTGGTGAATTTAGCAAATGAAGTGAAATtagaagaagatgaggaagattTTTGTAGCTGCTGTGAAGATGAGGAGGACTTGGAGGAAACAGctttgaaggaagaagaggaTGAAGTAACAAAGGAGGAGAAGGAATTATTAGTAAGGGAAAGTTGTGAGGTAGATCTTGATGAACATTCAATTAAATTGTTCTTTAAAGGGATTTCTATAGCTGGTCCTGGAGATTCTGGTTGCAGGATATCAGGAATTGGAGTGGTTATGGAGAGGGCAGAAAGTGTTCCTCCTATTCAAATCCAGAAAAAGCTTGATTTTTATGTGGAAGAATTTGTGGCAGATTATTTGGCTTTGATGGATGGATTGTTGGAAGCTGTGAAGAACAAGATTAGAAAAGTTTATGCCTTTACTGACTCTGAGATATTATATCAGCAG ATTATGCATGAAGAGAGCCTTGATAATCCGCTTCTCATGGCATTGCGACAAAGGATTCTGGATCATGCTGATGATCTGGAGGCTTTTGTTCTGAAGCTTGTCCCAAGTACTGGTCTGGCAAAGGCGTTGGACTTGGCGAAAGTAGCAATAGGGATTGTCTCTTCCCATCTTGAAGGAGATGAATCAACTGAGAATTGTCCAATATGCTGCGAGGATAGACTGTTACTGATGATGAGCACATTAAAATGTACCCACAAATTCTGTTCTCACTGCATGAGAACTTATGTTGAGGGTAAAGTTCAATCTGGTCAAGTCCCCATTAGGTGCCCTCAGCTAAAATGCAAGTACTTAATCTCTGCTACTGAATGTATATCTTTTCTCCCGCTTAACTCCTATGAATCTTTGGTGAGAGCTCTTGAAGAAGCAAATGCTCTTAACTCGGACAAACTTTACTGTCCCTATCCAAATTGTTCTGTTCTTTTGGATCCTCATGAATGTTTGTCAACTCGGGCTAGTTCATCAAGCCAGTCAGAGGATAGTTGTGTGGAATGCCCAGTTTGTCAGAGGTTCATGTGTGTGGATTGTCGGGTTCCATGGCATTCTTCAATGACATGTGAAGTCTACCAAAATCTCCCTTTGGAGGAGAGGGAAGCTGGCGACATAACTTTGCATCGCCTGGCACAGAATAAAAGATGGAGGCGCTGTTCACAGTGCCGGAGGATGATTGAGCTCGCACATGGATGCTATCATATGACATGCTG GTGCGGGCATGAATTCTGTTATTCTTGTGGTGCGGAATACAGGGACAGCCAACAGACTTGTCAATGTGCATTCTGGGATGAGGATTATACTCGAGATTTGGTAACTCAACCGACGCAGCAGTTTGAGCAATGGGCGTGGGACTCATTCGAGTCGCTGCCTATGATGATGGATGCATATTCAGATGAAGAGAGATCTCAGCTGGCTTTGATCCAGCGATTTCTTGCTGGTGGATTTAGTCTTACGGACCACCAAGCTTACCAATCCCCGCCACGTTGTACAGATTCTTATGTTGATGCCATGAAGGATCTCCATCAGCTTCCATGGCTCGAACGATTTGTGTCTGTGATAAGCGACAATTACTACGAAGAACATATCCAGTGA